From the Campylobacter sp. CNRCH_2014_0184h genome, one window contains:
- a CDS encoding hydrogenase small subunit: protein MSDLDIFNRRLDALEKLPLLKNEISISKALEQSGFSRRDFMKWASAMTAFLALPASFTPVVARAAELSDRLPVIWLHMAECTGCSESLLRSDAPTIDSLIFDHISLEYHETIMGAAGWQAEHNLEAAMEKYKGRYILMVEGGIPTGATENFLTIGPHGKTGKQIAVQACDNALAIFAIGTCSAFGGIQAARPNPSNAVSLSKVTNKTVINVPGCPPSEKNIIGNVIHYILYQTLPALDAYNRPKWAYGLRIHDLCERRGRFDAGEFVQQFGDEGAKKGYCLYKVGCKGPYTFNNCSRERFNQHTSWPIQAGHGCIGCSEPDFWDTMGPFEEVMAGRLFDTVYGLGADSISDKIGIGVLCVTGVAVAAHAVIASLEKNKD, encoded by the coding sequence ATGAGTGATTTAGATATTTTTAATCGCCGTTTAGACGCATTAGAAAAACTTCCTCTTTTGAAAAATGAGATTTCTATCTCTAAAGCCTTAGAACAATCAGGTTTTTCAAGAAGAGATTTTATGAAATGGGCTAGTGCAATGACTGCATTTTTGGCACTACCTGCTAGCTTTACTCCAGTAGTTGCAAGAGCTGCTGAGCTTAGTGATAGACTTCCAGTGATTTGGCTTCATATGGCTGAATGTACAGGATGTTCTGAGAGTTTATTAAGAAGTGATGCTCCTACTATTGATAGTTTGATTTTTGATCATATTTCTTTAGAATATCATGAAACTATAATGGGTGCAGCAGGTTGGCAAGCTGAGCATAATCTTGAAGCTGCTATGGAAAAATATAAAGGTAGATATATTTTAATGGTAGAAGGTGGTATACCAACAGGTGCTACAGAAAACTTTTTAACCATAGGACCACACGGCAAAACAGGTAAGCAAATAGCAGTTCAAGCTTGTGATAATGCTTTGGCTATTTTTGCTATAGGCACCTGTTCAGCTTTTGGTGGTATTCAAGCTGCTAGACCTAATCCAAGTAATGCTGTGAGTTTAAGTAAAGTTACAAATAAAACAGTTATTAATGTTCCAGGTTGTCCTCCAAGCGAGAAAAACATTATAGGTAATGTGATTCATTATATATTGTATCAAACATTGCCAGCGCTTGATGCTTATAATAGACCAAAATGGGCTTATGGATTAAGAATTCATGATCTTTGTGAAAGAAGAGGACGCTTTGATGCGGGTGAGTTTGTGCAACAATTTGGTGATGAAGGAGCAAAAAAAGGATATTGTCTTTACAAGGTAGGTTGTAAAGGACCTTATACTTTTAATAATTGCTCAAGAGAAAGATTTAATCAACATACTTCATGGCCAATCCAAGCTGGACATGGTTGTATAGGTTGTTCTGAACCAGATTTTTGGGATACTATGGGGCCTTTTGAAGAAGTGATGGCAGGAAGGTTATTTGATACTGTTTATGGTTTGGGTGCTGATAGTATTTCAGATAAAATTGGTATAGGTGTGCTTTGTGTAACAGGTGTTGCTGTTGCTGCGCACGCTGTAATTGC